The following coding sequences lie in one Timaviella obliquedivisa GSE-PSE-MK23-08B genomic window:
- a CDS encoding type II toxin-antitoxin system VapC family toxin produces the protein MNLLLDTHAALWYLQDSPNLSPAVGEILEVTGNNLYLSIASLWEIAIKHGLGKSELEFPFHHLPNLLMSFDIKILPIAFAPTECYLALPLHHRDPFDRMLVAQAIYHSYTLVSQDVVLDAYPIQRLWA, from the coding sequence ATGAATTTACTTTTAGATACTCATGCTGCTCTTTGGTATTTGCAAGATAGCCCAAACCTCAGTCCGGCAGTGGGAGAAATACTTGAAGTAACAGGGAACAATCTGTACTTGAGCATTGCTAGTTTATGGGAAATTGCCATTAAGCATGGACTAGGCAAGTCGGAGCTTGAGTTTCCATTTCACCACTTGCCCAATCTTTTGATGAGTTTTGATATCAAAATTCTGCCGATCGCATTTGCGCCTACAGAGTGTTATCTTGCCTTGCCTCTACATCATCGAGATCCGTTCGACCGAATGCTTGTTGCCCAAGCCATTTACCACTCCTATACGTTAGTGAGTCAAGATGTAGTACTTGATGCCTACCCAATTCAGCGCTTATGGGCATAA
- a CDS encoding DUF2281 domain-containing protein codes for MLETAILDNLEKLPESLKEDVLHYVEALVAQHSKTLAATEKPARRGALGILKGKIKIADDFDEPLEDLKDYM; via the coding sequence ATGTTAGAAACTGCAATCCTTGACAACCTGGAGAAACTACCCGAATCTCTCAAAGAAGATGTTCTGCATTATGTAGAGGCTCTCGTTGCGCAGCATTCAAAGACACTTGCCGCAACAGAAAAACCAGCGAGACGGGGCGCCCTTGGCATTTTGAAGGGTAAGATTAAGATTGCAGATGACTTTGACGAACCATTAGAGGATCTAAAAGACTACATGTAA
- a CDS encoding tetratricopeptide repeat protein, with protein MVQPQDLQTWFSQGNTLFSIRRYDSAIDRFDKLLACEPQHFQAWCWRGCAQYEMGFHEEAIASFEQALKLQPKYSLAWLGKGTAQAKLGDPEGAIASFNKVLKFDPHDAKAWYNKGHTLSTLYRYKEALPCFDKATALNPTYYRGWFSRAVALATLRQYEEALESLEQALKNKPTCHYAWNYRGVVLTKLNRHPEAIASFDTSLQHKTDNPNAWYGKACSYALQQNGEMAVKSIHRAIVLSPHLCRVMAHTDASFDGIRESKAFQALLG; from the coding sequence ATGGTTCAACCGCAAGATCTGCAAACCTGGTTTTCTCAGGGCAATACACTCTTTAGCATCAGGCGCTATGACAGCGCGATCGATCGCTTTGACAAGTTACTTGCCTGTGAGCCTCAGCATTTCCAAGCCTGGTGCTGGCGGGGATGCGCGCAGTATGAGATGGGGTTTCATGAAGAGGCGATCGCCAGTTTTGAACAAGCTTTGAAGCTTCAGCCTAAGTACAGCCTAGCTTGGCTGGGTAAAGGGACAGCCCAAGCAAAACTCGGTGATCCAGAGGGAGCGATCGCCAGTTTTAATAAGGTGCTTAAATTTGACCCCCACGATGCAAAAGCCTGGTACAACAAAGGTCATACGCTCTCTACCCTCTACCGCTACAAGGAAGCTTTACCTTGCTTTGATAAAGCCACGGCACTGAACCCAACCTATTATCGGGGGTGGTTTAGCCGAGCAGTAGCGCTAGCGACTTTGCGGCAGTATGAAGAGGCGCTGGAAAGTTTAGAGCAAGCTCTGAAGAATAAGCCTACCTGCCACTATGCCTGGAACTATCGAGGGGTAGTATTGACAAAGCTGAATCGCCACCCAGAGGCGATCGCCAGTTTTGACACCTCGCTCCAGCACAAAACTGACAATCCGAATGCCTGGTATGGGAAGGCATGTTCCTATGCGCTGCAACAGAATGGCGAGATGGCAGTAAAGAGTATTCACCGCGCGATCGTCCTTAGCCCCCACCTTTGCCGCGTCATGGCACACACCGATGCTAGTTTTGATGGCATTCGAGAAAGTAAAGCATTTCAGGCACTGCTAGGTTAG
- a CDS encoding methionine gamma-lyase family protein has translation MSSFEQLQQAEQGLSQIFSGIDAQVKENLRRVLTAFRRHQVGVQHFAGVSGYGHDDLGREVLDRIFAEVMGSEAAAVRVQFVSGTHAIAAALYGVLRPGDEMLAVAGAPYDTLEEVIGLRGTNQGSLKDFGITYRQLELTAAGAIDWQALATAVRPETRLVLIQRSCGYAWRSSLAIADIEKIVYLVKQQNPNTVCFVDNCYGEFVEDREPPAVGADLIAGSLIKNPGGTIVTAGGYVAGRSDLVEMAACRLTAPGIGSEGGATFDQNRLLFQGLFLAPQMVGEAMKGNHLVAQVFQTLGYPVNPLPIAPRRDVIQAIKLGSPEKVIAFCHAIQQYSPIGSYLSPVPANMPGYESELVMAGGTFIDGSTSEFSADGPLREPYIVFCQGGTHWTHVAIALEAAIEAVGRCERA, from the coding sequence ATGAGCAGCTTTGAGCAGCTTCAACAAGCAGAACAGGGACTATCACAGATTTTTTCTGGTATTGACGCGCAGGTCAAGGAAAATCTTCGACGAGTTTTAACAGCCTTTCGGCGGCATCAGGTGGGAGTGCAGCATTTTGCTGGAGTTTCGGGCTATGGGCACGATGATTTGGGGCGCGAGGTTCTCGATCGCATTTTTGCTGAAGTGATGGGATCTGAGGCGGCGGCGGTACGGGTGCAGTTTGTTTCAGGTACCCATGCGATCGCGGCTGCGCTTTATGGTGTGCTGCGTCCTGGCGATGAAATGCTGGCGGTGGCAGGTGCCCCCTACGACACATTAGAAGAAGTGATTGGTTTGCGGGGAACCAATCAAGGTTCTTTAAAGGACTTTGGTATCACTTATCGGCAGTTGGAACTCACGGCAGCTGGGGCGATCGATTGGCAGGCTTTGGCAACAGCGGTGCGCCCAGAAACTCGCCTAGTTTTGATCCAGCGATCGTGTGGGTATGCTTGGCGATCGAGCTTGGCGATCGCGGATATTGAAAAAATTGTCTACCTGGTCAAGCAACAGAACCCTAACACCGTTTGCTTTGTCGATAACTGCTACGGCGAATTTGTTGAAGACCGAGAACCCCCAGCAGTTGGAGCAGATTTAATTGCCGGATCGCTAATCAAGAATCCGGGAGGCACGATTGTTACGGCGGGTGGCTATGTGGCAGGGCGATCGGATTTAGTTGAGATGGCAGCGTGTCGCCTCACGGCTCCTGGAATTGGCAGCGAGGGGGGAGCGACCTTTGACCAGAATCGTCTGCTGTTCCAGGGGCTTTTTCTGGCTCCTCAGATGGTGGGCGAAGCCATGAAAGGGAATCATCTAGTGGCTCAAGTCTTTCAAACATTGGGCTATCCAGTCAATCCATTGCCCATAGCTCCCCGCCGCGACGTGATTCAAGCCATTAAGCTGGGTTCTCCAGAGAAAGTAATTGCTTTTTGCCATGCAATTCAGCAGTATTCGCCGATCGGCTCGTACCTCAGCCCTGTGCCTGCCAATATGCCGGGATATGAGAGTGAGCTAGTCATGGCGGGAGGCACGTTTATTGATGGCAGTACTTCAGAATTTTCGGCAGATGGACCATTGCGGGAGCCGTACATTGTGTTTTGCCAGGGGGGAACACATTGGACGCATGTGGCGATCGCCCTGGAAGCAGCCATTGAAGCAGTAGGGCGGTGTGAGAGGGCGTAA
- a CDS encoding fatty acid desaturase yields the protein MTTTATTTKLPYDWAVIIFMAIIHFVALFALLPANFSWVGIGLAVFLHWVTGGLGVTLGWHRLVTHRSFQAPKWLEYFLVFCGTLSVQGGPIWWVGLHRHHHVFSDQNPDHHDSTKGFWWSHMGWMFHDVPVENEIPRFTKDIADDRFYQFLDKYFFPIQLVFAAFLFGIGTLSGNGWTFLLWGVFVRLVLVYHTTWLVNSATHKFGYRTYDSDDASTNCWWVALLAYGEGWHNNHHTYQYSARHGMKWWEIDATWMMIRLLQLVGLAKKVKLVENSQPSV from the coding sequence ATGACGACAACTGCGACTACAACAAAACTTCCCTACGATTGGGCGGTCATCATCTTTATGGCGATCATTCACTTCGTGGCACTCTTTGCCTTACTGCCCGCGAATTTTAGCTGGGTTGGAATTGGGCTGGCTGTTTTTTTGCACTGGGTTACGGGTGGCTTAGGCGTGACATTGGGCTGGCATCGGCTGGTAACCCATCGCAGCTTTCAGGCTCCCAAGTGGCTAGAGTACTTTCTAGTGTTTTGTGGAACTCTGTCAGTGCAGGGCGGACCAATCTGGTGGGTCGGTTTACACCGCCATCACCATGTTTTCTCTGACCAAAACCCTGATCATCATGATTCTACCAAGGGCTTTTGGTGGAGCCACATGGGGTGGATGTTCCACGATGTGCCCGTAGAGAATGAAATCCCTCGGTTTACAAAAGATATTGCTGACGATCGCTTCTACCAGTTCCTCGACAAGTATTTCTTCCCTATTCAGCTTGTCTTTGCCGCTTTCCTCTTTGGAATTGGCACGCTATCAGGCAACGGCTGGACGTTCTTGCTGTGGGGTGTCTTTGTCCGTCTAGTGCTGGTTTATCACACCACCTGGCTGGTCAACAGTGCTACTCACAAGTTTGGTTACCGCACCTACGACTCTGACGACGCTTCTACCAACTGTTGGTGGGTGGCGCTTCTGGCGTATGGCGAAGGCTGGCACAACAACCACCACACTTACCAATACTCGGCACGGCACGGCATGAAATGGTGGGAAATTGATGCAACCTGGATGATGATTCGCCTCCTCCAACTGGTGGGCTTGGCGAAAAAAGTGAAATTGGTTGAAAACTCGCAACCATCTGTGTAG
- a CDS encoding Uma2 family endonuclease: protein MIPITLNLESVVKLTPEQFCRLCESNPETKLEMTSVGELVVMSPTGGMSGNRNIKISHRVESWADADGTGVAFDSSTMFKLPNGAFRSPDAAWILLERWNQLSSEQQETFPPICPDFVIELRFKTDSLRSLQDKMQEYINNGVRLGFLLNPYGKQVEVYRQGCEKDVLDAPMQLSGETVLPGFVLKLAQIL from the coding sequence ATGATTCCGATTACTTTGAATCTTGAATCGGTTGTAAAACTCACGCCTGAGCAGTTTTGTCGACTCTGTGAGTCCAATCCAGAAACTAAGTTAGAAATGACCTCGGTGGGAGAACTGGTTGTTATGTCGCCAACAGGTGGAATGAGTGGAAATCGCAACATAAAAATTTCTCACAGGGTAGAAAGCTGGGCCGATGCAGATGGCACAGGCGTTGCGTTTGACTCTTCGACAATGTTTAAGCTGCCTAACGGCGCATTTCGATCGCCCGATGCTGCTTGGATTCTTCTAGAGCGCTGGAATCAGCTTTCGTCTGAACAGCAAGAAACCTTTCCACCTATTTGTCCTGATTTTGTGATTGAGTTGCGCTTTAAGACTGATAGCCTGCGATCGCTTCAAGACAAAATGCAAGAGTACATCAATAATGGTGTCCGACTAGGCTTTTTACTCAACCCTTACGGAAAACAAGTTGAGGTTTATCGGCAAGGGTGCGAAAAGGACGTGCTTGACGCTCCAATGCAGTTGTCGGGCGAAACTGTGCTGCCCGGGTTTGTTTTGAAGCTAGCTCAAATCTTGTAA
- a CDS encoding glutamate-5-semialdehyde dehydrogenase, whose protein sequence is MNASPNLTVNTYRSHQSSLELAAKKGTDRSRALQLMAEALLKRQDDILEANTLDLEASREMAVPDLILDWLRLTPERLQIVGRALHRLSETSDPIQQVLNIPSYQVDQCQTYCQLMPLGVIALIYEALPELGAIAAGLCIRTGNSLILRGSPEASHSNQAIANIIQAALEDTDLPIDCVQLLPSEQGDLIRELVTQDQHINLVIPYGRPQLVQQVMRQATAPVLQTAIGNCYLYWSPTGSLDIARWMILDSYKSEPEPVNAIEKVLISRYHSPTSLTMLWNSLKEQGFELRGDEILAAEFPEILTGTVSQADWGQPRLNRAIAFKSVDGLETAITWINQYSSGHADCLATESYQESRQFALGINSAMTYINATPRFYRSPKRGSAVALGMSNQKGHRRGLISLETLTTVRHIVQGNGIV, encoded by the coding sequence TTGAACGCCTCACCTAATTTAACTGTTAATACCTACCGTTCCCATCAGTCCTCCTTAGAACTGGCAGCTAAAAAGGGGACAGACCGAAGTCGTGCCCTGCAACTGATGGCTGAGGCATTGTTGAAGCGACAGGACGACATTTTAGAAGCAAATACCCTCGATTTGGAAGCCAGCCGCGAGATGGCGGTGCCTGATTTGATTTTAGATTGGCTGAGGCTTACCCCTGAGCGGCTTCAAATTGTCGGACGGGCGCTTCATCGTCTCAGCGAAACGTCTGACCCCATTCAGCAGGTGCTGAATATTCCGTCTTATCAGGTCGATCAATGCCAGACCTATTGCCAGCTAATGCCTTTGGGAGTGATTGCACTGATTTATGAGGCGTTACCTGAGTTGGGGGCGATCGCGGCTGGACTTTGCATCCGTACGGGCAATAGCCTAATTTTGCGGGGCAGCCCTGAAGCCAGTCACTCCAACCAAGCGATCGCTAATATTATTCAAGCTGCCCTTGAAGACACAGACTTGCCCATTGATTGCGTGCAGCTTTTGCCCTCAGAACAGGGCGATTTGATTCGAGAACTGGTCACTCAAGACCAACATATTAACCTAGTGATTCCCTACGGTCGCCCTCAGTTAGTGCAGCAGGTGATGCGGCAAGCTACGGCTCCAGTCTTGCAAACGGCGATCGGCAATTGTTATCTGTATTGGTCGCCCACAGGCAGCTTGGATATTGCCCGCTGGATGATTTTAGATAGCTATAAAAGTGAGCCTGAACCCGTCAATGCTATTGAAAAAGTGCTGATTAGTCGTTATCACAGCCCGACTTCTTTAACAATGCTGTGGAACAGTCTGAAAGAACAGGGGTTTGAACTGCGAGGCGATGAGATTCTGGCGGCAGAGTTTCCAGAAATATTGACAGGTACGGTGAGTCAGGCAGACTGGGGACAGCCCCGTTTAAATAGGGCGATCGCCTTCAAAAGTGTAGACGGTTTGGAAACCGCGATCACCTGGATTAATCAATACAGCAGCGGTCATGCCGACTGTCTCGCCACGGAGTCGTACCAAGAAAGCCGCCAGTTTGCCCTAGGAATCAATAGTGCTATGACATATATCAACGCAACGCCAAGGTTTTACCGAAGTCCTAAGCGGGGAAGTGCTGTAGCTTTAGGGATGTCGAACCAGAAGGGGCATCGGCGAGGGTTAATTAGCCTGGAAACCTTGACGACTGTGAGACATATTGTGCAGGGCAATGGGATTGTCTAG
- a CDS encoding SpoIID/LytB domain-containing protein, which translates to MKKPLAPVWINFWFWSGLSSVTLAICGSGLLIQPAAAQDVQNPTQNPSPGQNIQNPIINAIIDVGVVQRFGSATDDVITLKPVEGDRLTLKFADQGVPKKIVTANEVTLNVTLQPLPEPQVKERVVLSSHRSFESAEDSANQWKSKGIDVELAQPRQWQVWAKRETYKTPLLRRLLMQNLRANGATIAFIDSKLETQAPKATFTTGGNRYQRDDLVIDAGSDRVEVTFNHEDHGRRVYGGDLKLQPNAYGTYTLVNQVPIETYLRGVVPNEIGASAPPTAIEAQAILARTYALRNLRRFAIDNYQMCADTQCQVYYGLSGSAPESDRAIAATAGQVLTYQNELVDALYSSTTGGVTAPFSNVWNGADRPYLQAVVDSAENVWDLSAKPLTDEANFRAFIAEKKGFNEASWDYFRWRTNSTLAELSQDLRSYLQSKQSPLEDFTKIQDIKVLERSPAGRVQQMSVTTDKGVIQLEKDEILRAFYAPSSTLFYLDPIYEVSTKALKAPKIIGTAPQKQVSRPAIQAAPKVLKGYAFVGGGFGHGVGMSQTGAYHLGDLGWSSSRILSFYYPGTQLQNLNPSIVFWQNP; encoded by the coding sequence ATGAAAAAGCCATTGGCTCCCGTTTGGATTAATTTTTGGTTTTGGTCTGGTTTATCTAGCGTTACTCTGGCAATTTGCGGCTCAGGATTATTGATCCAACCTGCTGCGGCTCAAGACGTACAGAACCCTACCCAAAACCCTAGCCCAGGGCAGAATATCCAGAACCCCATTATTAACGCCATCATTGATGTTGGGGTGGTGCAGCGGTTTGGGTCTGCTACCGATGATGTGATTACTCTTAAGCCTGTAGAAGGCGATCGCCTCACCCTAAAATTTGCCGATCAAGGGGTTCCTAAAAAGATCGTCACTGCCAACGAGGTCACGTTAAATGTTACTTTGCAGCCTTTGCCTGAACCGCAGGTCAAAGAGCGGGTCGTTTTAAGCAGTCATCGCAGCTTTGAAAGTGCCGAAGATAGCGCGAATCAATGGAAGTCTAAGGGGATTGACGTAGAGCTAGCTCAACCCCGACAGTGGCAAGTTTGGGCAAAGCGAGAAACCTACAAAACCCCGCTACTGCGTCGATTATTGATGCAGAACTTGCGCGCTAATGGCGCAACGATCGCTTTTATTGACTCGAAGTTGGAGACACAAGCCCCCAAAGCAACCTTCACAACAGGCGGCAATCGCTACCAGCGGGACGATTTGGTGATTGATGCGGGGAGCGATCGCGTGGAAGTGACCTTCAACCACGAAGACCATGGGCGGCGGGTATACGGCGGCGACCTCAAGCTTCAGCCCAACGCTTACGGCACCTATACCCTGGTCAACCAAGTCCCGATCGAAACTTATCTGCGAGGCGTTGTTCCTAACGAAATTGGAGCCAGCGCCCCTCCCACTGCCATTGAGGCACAGGCAATTTTGGCTCGAACCTATGCGCTGCGAAACCTGCGCCGCTTTGCCATTGATAACTACCAAATGTGTGCCGACACTCAGTGTCAGGTTTACTACGGACTTTCTGGCTCAGCGCCTGAGTCAGACCGGGCGATCGCGGCTACGGCTGGGCAAGTATTGACCTACCAGAATGAATTGGTTGATGCCCTCTACTCCTCGACTACGGGCGGCGTTACTGCGCCCTTTAGCAATGTCTGGAACGGTGCCGATCGTCCCTACCTTCAAGCCGTTGTGGACTCGGCAGAAAACGTTTGGGATCTCTCAGCTAAGCCCCTGACCGATGAAGCCAACTTCCGGGCATTTATAGCCGAAAAGAAAGGCTTTAACGAGGCAAGCTGGGATTATTTCCGTTGGCGAACCAATAGCACTTTGGCAGAACTCTCCCAAGACCTAAGAAGTTATCTGCAAAGCAAGCAGAGTCCGCTGGAAGACTTCACAAAAATTCAGGATATTAAAGTACTAGAGCGATCGCCTGCCGGACGAGTTCAGCAGATGTCTGTCACCACCGATAAAGGTGTCATTCAACTTGAGAAAGACGAGATTCTACGCGCATTCTACGCGCCTAGCAGCACCCTCTTTTACCTCGATCCAATCTACGAGGTATCTACGAAAGCGCTGAAAGCACCTAAAATCATTGGGACAGCCCCTCAAAAGCAAGTATCCCGTCCTGCCATCCAAGCGGCTCCCAAAGTTTTGAAGGGCTATGCTTTTGTCGGTGGCGGTTTTGGGCATGGTGTGGGCATGAGCCAGACTGGGGCTTACCACTTAGGCGATTTAGGCTGGTCGAGCAGCCGCATTCTTAGCTTCTATTATCCGGGCACTCAACTTCAGAACCTTAATCCCTCCATTGTCTTTTGGCAAAACCCATAG
- a CDS encoding D-alanine--D-alanine ligase, whose product MAKQKVGLLFGGCSGEHEVSIKSAKAIAQALTTPLNTARYDLALFYIQKDGVWQGSKVAEQVLASGQAFQPIFDSSQPPSFRQQRWTFPPEVAEIDVWFPILHGPNGEDGTVQGLLKLMQVPCVGSGVLASSVGMDKLAMKDIFAQAGLPQVKYLPVTRRQVGDAGESAKICDRIEAELGYPCFVKPANLGSSVGIAKVRTRPELEAALNHAATLDRRLIVEAGVIAREIECAVLGNDQPQASVVGEITFKSDFYDYETKYTPGKADWFIPAPLPAAIATQIQEMAIQAFTALDGAGISRVDFFYVEATGAVLINEVNTMPGFTATSMYPQLWAASGIPFSDLVDRLVQLAIERGKT is encoded by the coding sequence ATGGCAAAGCAGAAGGTGGGGTTACTGTTTGGAGGCTGCTCAGGAGAACACGAAGTCTCCATTAAATCAGCCAAGGCGATCGCCCAAGCCCTCACCACGCCGCTCAACACTGCCCGATACGACCTGGCTCTTTTCTACATTCAAAAAGACGGCGTTTGGCAAGGCAGCAAAGTTGCAGAACAAGTTCTTGCCTCTGGTCAGGCGTTTCAGCCAATCTTTGACTCTTCTCAACCGCCCTCTTTCCGTCAACAGCGCTGGACATTTCCGCCCGAAGTTGCTGAAATCGATGTTTGGTTCCCTATTCTTCATGGCCCCAACGGTGAAGACGGTACGGTTCAAGGCTTGCTGAAGTTGATGCAGGTGCCCTGTGTTGGTTCGGGTGTTTTAGCATCGTCGGTGGGCATGGATAAACTGGCGATGAAAGATATTTTTGCTCAAGCTGGGCTGCCCCAGGTTAAGTATTTACCTGTGACTCGTCGGCAGGTTGGAGATGCAGGGGAATCTGCCAAAATCTGCGATCGCATCGAAGCCGAGTTAGGCTACCCGTGTTTTGTTAAACCTGCCAACCTGGGTTCTTCTGTGGGGATTGCTAAGGTTCGCACCCGTCCTGAACTGGAAGCTGCGTTAAATCATGCTGCCACGCTCGATCGCCGCCTGATTGTCGAAGCCGGGGTGATTGCCCGCGAGATTGAATGTGCGGTTTTGGGCAACGATCAGCCGCAAGCCTCTGTGGTGGGTGAAATTACCTTTAAGAGCGACTTTTACGACTATGAAACCAAATACACTCCGGGCAAAGCCGACTGGTTTATTCCGGCTCCTCTTCCTGCCGCGATCGCCACTCAAATTCAAGAAATGGCAATTCAAGCCTTCACTGCCCTAGATGGCGCAGGCATCAGCCGCGTAGATTTCTTTTACGTAGAAGCGACGGGAGCGGTGCTGATTAACGAAGTCAATACAATGCCTGGTTTTACAGCTACTAGCATGTATCCCCAACTGTGGGCAGCGAGTGGAATTCCTTTTTCAGATTTGGTCGATCGGCTGGTGCAATTGGCGATCGAACGAGGCAAGACTTGA